One window from the genome of Bradyrhizobium sp. 4 encodes:
- a CDS encoding NUDIX hydrolase, producing MEPQWLTHGKRLQAIASSGLHFARDQFDRERYEEIASIANEMLADLGSVPIERIEGLVSDFAKGYATPKVDVRGAIVEENKVLLVREKSDGLWALPGGFADVGLSAAQNIAKELYEEAGLKVSVRRLYGVRHKAGASYSPDVRDFYKVFFLCDRLSGGEARPRLETSEAIFFPKDRLPPLSRGRTIESDVEAAFAFAADANRPAFFD from the coding sequence ATGGAGCCTCAGTGGCTGACGCATGGGAAACGATTGCAAGCTATTGCGTCTAGTGGGCTCCATTTTGCGCGAGATCAATTTGATCGAGAACGTTACGAGGAGATTGCCTCTATAGCAAATGAAATGCTCGCCGATTTGGGAAGTGTTCCCATCGAGAGGATAGAAGGGCTCGTCTCTGATTTCGCGAAGGGCTATGCGACACCGAAAGTCGATGTGCGCGGAGCGATCGTAGAAGAGAACAAGGTCCTTCTGGTCCGTGAGAAGAGTGATGGTCTTTGGGCCTTGCCTGGCGGCTTTGCAGACGTTGGCCTTTCTGCTGCCCAAAATATCGCAAAGGAGTTGTACGAAGAGGCCGGATTGAAAGTGTCTGTTCGTCGCCTCTACGGAGTCCGACACAAGGCCGGCGCTTCCTATTCGCCTGATGTCCGGGATTTCTACAAAGTTTTCTTTCTTTGCGATAGGCTCTCAGGCGGTGAGGCCCGGCCCAGATTGGAGACGAGCGAGGCGATCTTTTTCCCGAAAGATCGGCTACCTCCGCTGTCGCGAGGTAGAACTATCGAGAGTGACGTTGAAGCAGCCTTCGCATTCGCAGCTGACGCGAACAGACCTGCCTTCTTCGATTGA
- a CDS encoding FAD-dependent oxidoreductase, translated as MAESRAVAVIGGGVVGVSCALMLAREGHNVTVVEAGRIGHGCSWGNGAQYNAGSALPMAHPGVMWRAMRWFADADGPVRLAPRELPRTLPWLVRFLRTGRPEAWEAAYTALHALNQPCAVLYHDMLGDSDWRRLFRPNGALHVWRDLTPSALDERVDNLRTKHGVTFERLSADQLRELEPALSRDYKRGIYFPNSGHVTSPLALVEGLMERAAALGVSIQAARVEAVEPSTEGVTLQTSAGPHRYDTVVIAAGITSRDLARSLGVSLWLASERGYHITMPGTFGAISRPVTDAAAAFVATPLDAGLRIVGIAEFDAPDAPRDAKQNKKLQAYARTMLPDISISQVNDWMGVRPSTPDSLPIIGAHPKHASILFATGHGHMGISGAPMTAAIISDLVAGRAPRISSAPYRLR; from the coding sequence ATGGCTGAATCGCGTGCCGTCGCCGTTATAGGTGGGGGCGTGGTCGGCGTAAGTTGCGCGCTCATGCTGGCGCGGGAAGGGCACAACGTCACCGTGGTCGAGGCGGGGCGCATCGGCCATGGCTGCTCTTGGGGCAACGGCGCACAATACAATGCGGGGTCGGCTCTCCCCATGGCGCATCCCGGTGTCATGTGGCGGGCGATGCGCTGGTTTGCTGACGCTGATGGTCCGGTGCGCTTGGCCCCCCGGGAGTTACCTCGCACCCTACCTTGGCTCGTCCGCTTCCTGCGTACGGGGCGCCCGGAGGCTTGGGAGGCGGCGTATACGGCTTTGCACGCTCTCAACCAACCGTGTGCCGTGCTTTATCACGACATGCTCGGCGACTCCGATTGGAGACGATTATTCCGGCCGAACGGTGCGCTCCACGTGTGGCGCGACCTAACGCCAAGCGCGCTAGATGAGCGAGTGGACAATCTGCGGACGAAGCATGGCGTGACCTTTGAGAGGCTGAGCGCCGACCAGCTTCGCGAATTGGAGCCAGCTTTATCCCGCGACTACAAACGCGGGATATACTTTCCAAACAGTGGCCATGTGACTTCCCCTCTGGCCCTCGTAGAGGGTCTGATGGAGCGAGCCGCTGCGCTTGGCGTTTCAATTCAGGCCGCGCGGGTTGAGGCCGTAGAGCCGAGCACGGAAGGTGTAACGCTGCAGACCAGTGCCGGGCCCCACCGCTACGACACCGTCGTTATCGCAGCGGGTATCACTAGCCGCGATCTGGCCCGCTCCCTGGGAGTTTCCCTGTGGCTGGCCAGCGAGCGTGGCTATCACATTACGATGCCGGGGACGTTCGGCGCCATCAGCCGCCCGGTCACCGACGCAGCGGCAGCCTTCGTTGCAACGCCCCTCGACGCAGGACTGCGCATCGTCGGCATCGCCGAATTCGATGCGCCCGATGCGCCGCGTGATGCGAAGCAGAACAAGAAGCTGCAAGCATACGCCCGCACAATGCTCCCGGACATATCCATCAGCCAGGTGAATGACTGGATGGGCGTAAGACCATCGACTCCAGACAGCCTCCCGATCATCGGCGCCCATCCCAAGCACGCGTCCATCTTGTTCGCCACTGGTCATGGTCACATGGGCATCAGCGGAGCCCCCATGACTGCGGCTATCATCTCCGACCTTGTCGCGGGCCGCGCACCACGTATTTCGAGCGCGCCATACCGCCTGCGATAA
- a CDS encoding transporter substrate-binding domain-containing protein → MSRWICTIIAAVIGAVALCGPASKPARAENPSLVLDRIKASGKLKFPVMVAEEPGYIKDPRTGEWSGFFVDWGKDIATLLGVQVEYYETTWGNLAADFQAGKIDLAVALNPNPRRGLVIDYVPGSIVEGIWALVARPGFTPKTWREMDKKEVRIAVQKGGTMQVIAESVIPNSTIVVVPTRDQAVLELQSGKIDAMIIADQDAALLDSKGVGKAVVPTPILRNPATIGIRREAGNEGFSNFLANWMSQQNSLGLACSRITRYMLDRGIDMKVVPQSGKYC, encoded by the coding sequence ATGAGCCGTTGGATCTGTACGATCATCGCTGCTGTGATTGGTGCGGTCGCGCTGTGCGGCCCGGCTTCCAAGCCGGCGCGCGCCGAAAACCCCTCCCTGGTGCTCGACCGCATCAAGGCGAGTGGCAAGCTCAAATTTCCGGTCATGGTTGCGGAAGAGCCAGGCTACATCAAGGATCCGCGCACGGGCGAATGGTCCGGATTTTTCGTCGACTGGGGCAAGGACATCGCGACTCTGCTCGGCGTTCAGGTCGAATATTATGAGACGACCTGGGGCAACCTCGCTGCCGATTTTCAGGCGGGTAAAATCGACCTTGCGGTGGCGCTAAATCCGAACCCTCGCCGTGGCCTCGTCATCGATTATGTGCCGGGCTCCATCGTCGAGGGCATCTGGGCGCTGGTCGCGCGTCCTGGCTTTACGCCCAAGACCTGGCGCGAGATGGACAAGAAGGAAGTGCGCATCGCCGTGCAGAAGGGCGGCACAATGCAAGTCATCGCCGAATCCGTGATCCCGAACTCCACCATCGTCGTGGTGCCCACGCGCGACCAGGCGGTGCTCGAGCTACAGTCAGGCAAAATCGATGCGATGATCATTGCCGACCAGGATGCGGCCCTTCTCGACTCCAAGGGCGTCGGCAAGGCCGTGGTACCGACGCCTATCCTGCGCAACCCTGCGACGATCGGTATCCGCCGCGAAGCCGGAAACGAGGGCTTCTCCAACTTCCTGGCCAATTGGATGTCGCAGCAGAATTCGCTCGGCCTCGCTTGCTCGCGCATCACTCGTTACATGCTCGATCGCGGCATCGACATGAAAGTGGTTCCCCAGTCCGGCAAGTATTGCTGA
- a CDS encoding proline racemase family protein produces MAGIPVLRGDSVREQRDDFRNNHDGLRTLLLHEPRGHAAMAAAVPVASREADKGLFFIFSYVYADMCGHATIGYIASLAATGALPQGFEQNGMSIETPAGIVRVTGTFEAGQLTSVLLRNVPSFVLASDVVSEVEGLGTVSCDIAYSGITYALVDADKLDLPFSIDHASRWCRVGLGIKEALNQSGVPKVDSVLFYQSITGGGRHLVILAGNKFDRSPCGTGTSARLAQLHARGQLAVGAHYRAENILGVPFEAKVAELGRGHDGQPAVIPEVRGMAHITGFSTLVLETDDPLPAGFLPN; encoded by the coding sequence ATGGCAGGCATCCCTGTGTTGCGCGGGGACAGCGTCCGCGAGCAGCGGGACGATTTCCGTAACAATCATGACGGCTTGAGAACGTTACTGCTCCATGAGCCGCGCGGGCATGCCGCCATGGCTGCGGCCGTGCCCGTGGCTTCCCGTGAGGCGGACAAGGGGCTGTTTTTCATCTTCTCCTACGTCTACGCCGACATGTGCGGGCACGCCACGATCGGCTACATCGCCAGTCTGGCCGCAACGGGAGCTCTGCCGCAGGGCTTTGAGCAAAACGGCATGTCGATCGAGACCCCGGCGGGTATCGTCCGTGTGACCGGCACGTTCGAAGCCGGCCAGCTCACGTCCGTCTTGTTGCGCAACGTGCCCTCTTTCGTGCTCGCCTCCGATGTTGTTTCCGAGGTCGAAGGTCTCGGCACGGTGAGCTGCGATATTGCTTACAGCGGGATTACCTACGCATTGGTCGACGCTGATAAACTCGATCTTCCGTTCAGCATTGATCACGCCAGCCGCTGGTGCCGTGTGGGATTGGGAATCAAGGAAGCGCTGAATCAAAGCGGAGTGCCGAAGGTCGACAGCGTTCTGTTTTATCAGTCGATCACGGGTGGCGGCCGCCATCTGGTGATTTTGGCCGGCAATAAGTTCGACCGTTCGCCTTGCGGCACCGGGACCTCCGCCCGATTGGCCCAGCTTCACGCCCGCGGGCAGCTGGCCGTGGGCGCGCACTACCGAGCGGAGAACATTCTTGGCGTGCCCTTTGAGGCCAAGGTCGCCGAGTTGGGCAGAGGGCATGATGGCCAGCCCGCGGTGATCCCGGAGGTGCGGGGCATGGCTCATATAACGGGATTCTCCACGCTCGTGCTGGAAACGGACGATCCGCTGCCAGCCGGCTTTCTTCCCAATTGA
- a CDS encoding amino acid ABC transporter permease: MKFDPSIVFANWDILAYGLLVTLKYTIYTCAIGLAIGLFVALLQLTPWLILRWTGRVWVEFFRNIPLLVLLMWTYYALPIFLQIQIGKETAGILGLGFYASGFYAEILRAGVQSIDRGQTDAAIALGMGYVQRMKRIILPQALRRMVPPLMGQTIMQLKNTTLLSVLTIPDLLYQAGYIASFTYRPMEVYTAIGAVFILLLFPLSALSRRFERKEAA; this comes from the coding sequence ATGAAATTCGATCCCTCCATCGTCTTCGCGAATTGGGACATTCTGGCCTACGGGCTGCTCGTCACTCTGAAATACACGATCTACACCTGCGCCATCGGGCTCGCGATCGGCCTCTTTGTGGCGCTGCTTCAGCTCACCCCATGGCTGATCTTGCGCTGGACCGGCCGTGTCTGGGTCGAGTTCTTCCGCAACATCCCGCTGCTCGTGCTGCTGATGTGGACCTATTATGCCTTGCCGATCTTTCTTCAGATCCAGATCGGAAAAGAAACTGCGGGCATTCTGGGTCTCGGATTCTATGCCAGCGGCTTCTATGCCGAGATCCTGCGCGCTGGCGTCCAGTCGATCGACCGTGGCCAGACTGACGCCGCAATCGCCTTGGGAATGGGGTACGTGCAGCGCATGAAGCGGATCATCCTGCCGCAGGCACTCCGCCGCATGGTGCCGCCGCTGATGGGCCAGACCATCATGCAGCTCAAAAATACGACGCTGCTCTCGGTGCTCACCATCCCTGATCTGCTTTATCAGGCAGGCTACATCGCGAGCTTCACCTACCGGCCAATGGAGGTCTACACCGCGATCGGCGCCGTCTTTATCCTCTTGCTGTTCCCCCTCAGCGCTCTTTCTCGCCGCTTCGAGCGCAAGGAGGCCGCGTGA
- a CDS encoding amino acid ABC transporter ATP-binding protein, whose amino-acid sequence MTVTSAEIVLSVRGIEKSYGKNHVLRGVDLDVHRGEVVCLIGASGSGKTSLLRCMNLLMEPDQGEIVIEGAPLFRRSGAERLKLSGRQVSAARVKTGMVFQSFNLFPHRTALENIIEAPVVVKKVSRAEAEARGRELLTRMGLPEAGHKYPSQLSGGQQQRVAIARALAMQPTIMLFDEPTSALDPELVGEVLAAIRQLAAEGMTMVIVTHEIGFAYELADRVVFMDQGVVAASGAPRELLLSNANPRLAAFVGRFTEQARLLGPLTSQAAAPSTTSPA is encoded by the coding sequence ATGACCGTGACATCCGCCGAAATCGTACTGAGCGTTCGGGGCATCGAGAAGTCCTATGGTAAAAACCATGTACTTCGCGGCGTCGATCTCGACGTCCATCGCGGAGAGGTGGTCTGCCTGATTGGCGCGAGCGGCTCGGGCAAAACCTCGCTGCTGCGATGCATGAACCTGTTGATGGAGCCAGACCAAGGCGAGATCGTCATCGAGGGGGCGCCTCTCTTCCGTCGCTCCGGGGCCGAGCGGCTGAAGCTCTCTGGCCGGCAGGTCAGCGCCGCGCGCGTCAAAACCGGAATGGTGTTCCAGAGCTTTAACCTGTTCCCCCACCGTACGGCGCTAGAGAACATCATCGAAGCCCCAGTGGTGGTGAAGAAAGTGTCGCGCGCCGAAGCCGAGGCTCGGGGTCGCGAGCTCCTCACCCGTATGGGTCTTCCCGAGGCCGGGCACAAATATCCTTCGCAATTATCGGGCGGTCAGCAGCAGCGCGTTGCCATCGCCAGGGCGCTCGCTATGCAGCCCACCATCATGCTTTTCGACGAGCCGACCTCGGCGCTGGACCCAGAACTGGTTGGCGAGGTGCTCGCCGCGATCCGCCAGCTCGCCGCCGAAGGAATGACCATGGTGATCGTCACCCATGAAATCGGCTTCGCCTATGAGCTAGCCGATCGAGTGGTCTTCATGGACCAAGGAGTCGTTGCAGCCAGCGGAGCTCCGCGTGAACTCCTGCTTTCGAACGCAAACCCGAGGCTCGCTGCCTTCGTCGGCCGGTTCACTGAGCAGGCCCGTCTTCTCGGCCCCCTCACTTCGCAGGCGGCCGCACCTTCAACCACATCTCCAGCATAG
- a CDS encoding dihydrodipicolinate synthase family protein, which translates to MTNVTWGGIFPVLVTPFGANGSIDETRYKALIDDAIANGAQGVVAAGSTGEFYALTKAERARLYKLTVDHVGGRLPVLAGVADLRVEDVLEACQSAVAAGCAGGMILPPIYAMPSPREIVTFFEHISRNTSLPLMLYNSPRRAGVDITPALVEQLSALPTVVAIKDSSGVITQVTELVQRVGNRLRVFVGYETMIVPARAVGAHGVVAMAHQIAGPLIRDYWDKALSGDKGLDDLGRDVFAFYRCFQSGSYYAAIKETMSQLGRSAGDPRLPLLPLADEQKAAIAKIISEAGLMRWAKA; encoded by the coding sequence ATGACCAACGTGACCTGGGGCGGTATCTTCCCCGTGCTCGTCACTCCCTTTGGCGCCAATGGCTCGATTGATGAGACCAGATATAAGGCGCTCATTGACGATGCGATCGCCAATGGTGCGCAGGGCGTCGTGGCGGCTGGCAGCACCGGAGAATTTTATGCGCTCACCAAGGCCGAGCGCGCGCGTCTCTACAAGTTGACCGTTGACCATGTGGGCGGCCGCCTTCCCGTGCTGGCGGGCGTCGCCGATTTGCGTGTCGAGGACGTGCTTGAAGCGTGCCAATCGGCCGTGGCAGCGGGGTGCGCGGGGGGCATGATCCTGCCACCTATCTACGCCATGCCGAGTCCGCGTGAGATCGTGACCTTCTTCGAACACATCTCCCGTAACACGTCACTGCCGCTGATGCTCTACAACAGCCCGCGGCGCGCCGGCGTCGACATCACGCCAGCCCTTGTCGAGCAGCTCTCCGCACTGCCAACGGTGGTCGCGATCAAGGATAGCTCCGGCGTCATTACCCAAGTGACTGAGCTTGTGCAGCGTGTCGGGAACAGACTTCGTGTCTTCGTCGGCTACGAGACAATGATCGTGCCCGCCCGCGCCGTTGGTGCTCACGGCGTTGTCGCCATGGCGCATCAAATCGCAGGGCCTTTGATCCGCGACTACTGGGACAAGGCTCTCAGCGGTGACAAGGGATTGGATGATCTCGGCCGCGACGTCTTCGCCTTCTATCGCTGCTTCCAGTCCGGATCCTATTACGCGGCCATCAAAGAGACCATGAGCCAGCTCGGTCGGAGCGCGGGTGACCCGCGGCTGCCGCTGCTGCCCTTGGCAGACGAACAGAAGGCGGCCATCGCGAAGATCATTTCCGAGGCCGGTCTTATGCGCTGGGCTAAGGCCTAA